In one window of Carassius auratus strain Wakin chromosome 28, ASM336829v1, whole genome shotgun sequence DNA:
- the LOC113047078 gene encoding H-2 class II histocompatibility antigen, A-U alpha chain-like codes for MELHLAILTLAVCLSADAQFIHKDFKINGCSETEKESMCGSNGDEIWHADFIQKMGVNTLPNFADALLFPGFYDLSVTEQETCQQNLAVCIKAYKSPPEEMDPPETSIYTKNDVQLGVQNSLVCHVTGFFPPPVNISWTKNNVIVKNGVSTSQYRPRDDGTFHIFSSMDIVPKEKDIYSCTVNHRALQGQVQTKIWGVPEMAAVPARLGPAVFCGAGFTLALLGAATGIFFFIKGAATDNKDTAKKEKLFKQWTYR; via the exons ATGGAGCTGCATCTGGCCATTCTTACCCTCGCtgtttgtctctcagctgatgcTCAGT TTATACACAAGGATTTCAAAATTAATGGATGTTCTGAGACAGAAAAAGAATCCATGTGTGGATCTAATGGAGATGAGATATGGCATGCTGACTTTATTCAAAAGATGGGAGTAAATACATTACCAAATTTTGCAGATGCTTTGCTCTTTCCAGGATTTTATGATTTAAGCGTTACAGAACAAGAAACATGCCAGCAAAACTTAGCTGTATGCATTAAAGCTTACAAGAGCCCTCCAGAGGAAATGG ACCCCCCCGAGACGTCCATCTATACGAAGAATGATGTTCAGCTGGGTGTTCAGAACTCCCTCGTCTGTCACGTTACGGGCTTCTTTCCTCCGCCGGTCAACATCTCGTGGACCAAGAACAATGTCATCGTGAAGAATGGAGTTAGTACGAGTCAGTACCGACCGAGGGATGATGGCACCTTCCACATCTTCTCCTCTATGGATATTGTTCCCAAAGAGAAAGACATTTACAGCTGTACGGTGAACCACAGAGCCCTTCAGGGCCAAGTGCAGACCAAAATATGGG GTGTCCCAGAGATGGCTGCGGTCCCGGCCCGTCTAGGTCCGGCGGTGTTCTGTGGAGCAGGGTTCACCTTGGCTCTGCTGGGAGCAGCCACGGGAATCTTCTTCTTTATTAAAGGAGCTGCAACTGACAACAAGGACAcggctaaaaaagaaaaacttttcaaGCAGTGGACCTACCGATAA
- the LOC113047081 gene encoding H-2 class II histocompatibility antigen, E-S beta chain-like: MTLNLQHILMLSVFTGTANGYYFHTWKQCIYSSPDLSDMEFIEGLYFNKYPVIKFNSTVGMFEGFSDLGVQTAELWNNDTAVLQQFKAAVDTYCKPNAKPYEAAIYNKKERPTVKLSSVMPGDSTHPALVKCSAYDFYPQPIKVYWLKDGVQVTSDVTSTEELPNGDWYYQIHTMLEYTPKSAEKISCVVEHASFTRPMIYDWTPPAPEFEWDIQLLFIIESAALLLGIIIAAAGYIYFKIKTSEL; this comes from the exons atgaCATTGAATTTGCAACACATTCTAATGCTGTCTGTATTCACAGGAACAG CTAATGGATATTATTTCCACACATGGAAACAGTGCATCTACAGCTCTCCTGATCTCAGTGACATGGAGTTCATTGAAGGCTTGTACTTCAATAAATATCCAGTCATTAAGTTCAACAGCACTGTGGGGATGTTCGAGGGGTTTTCAGATCTTGGAGTACAAACTGCAGAACTGTGGAACAATGATACAGCAGTCTTACAGCAATTCAAGGCTGCAGTTGATACATACTGTAAGCCTAATGCTAAACCTTATGAAGCAGCAATCTATAACAAAAAAG AGCGTCCGACGGTGAAGCTCAGTTCAGTGATGCCAGGTGACAGCACACATCCAGCTCTGGTGAAGTGCAGCGCGTATGACTTCTACCCTCAACCAATCAAAGTCTACTGGCTGAAGGACGGTGTGCAGGTGACCTCTGACGTGACCTCCACTGAGGAGCTCCCCAACGGAGACTGGTACTACCAGATTCACACCATGCTGGAATACACTCCCAAATCAGCTGAGAAGATCTCCTGCGTGGTGGAGCACGCCAGCTTCACCAGACCCATGATCTACGACTGGA CCCCACCGGCCCCTGAGTTTGAGTGGGATATTCAACTATTATTCATTATTGAATCTGCTGCACTACTGCTGGGAATCATCATAGCTGCTGCTGGATACATTTACTTcaagataaaaacatcagaactgTAG